In one Alnus glutinosa chromosome 12, dhAlnGlut1.1, whole genome shotgun sequence genomic region, the following are encoded:
- the LOC133851008 gene encoding uncharacterized protein LOC133851008, with product MEEAEVLELYELHYSDLMRLSSTITPSSLSLAEEERESLKLISRDIMEALGPTGPGLLSISGVPDASTLRRDLLPLARRLALLNPDDRKSILKEHNLGSDVPLKNPDRSVSSFAMQLRYAQGLGSSQNKPSHRGDTILNSEQDHLEVGMMREIQDSEFKNLGNAFRKIGFCMMDLGLRIAQICDRAIGGQELEQSLLESSAAKGRLIHYHSALDNIVLKEAGRSKATAKRQANGRRDKNISIRNKQGLSEGSNLDSNGKEVRSNGIHSNLWQQWHYDYGIFTVLTAPLFHSPSFQQATEPKDLFSVFCDEECPSPSDHTYLQIFNPYKNNVYMVKASPESFIIQVGESADILSKGKLRSTLHSVSRPSKLGNLSRETFAVFLQPAWNKTFSISDYPMKQLMSCDQDLRVSNGETNLAEQGQNKPTQEIQKILPPLSSRLKDGMTFAEFSRETTKQYYGGSGLQSNR from the exons ATGGAAGAAGCAGAGGTCTTGGAATTGTACGAGCTCCACTATTCGGATCTCATGCGTCTGTCTTCGACAATTACTCCGTCCTCATTGTCATTAGcagaagaagaaagggaaagCCTGAAATTAATAAGCAGAGACATAATGGAAGCCCTAGGGCCCACGGGCCCGGGCCTGCTGTCGATCAGTGGGGTCCCCGACGCCTCCACTCTCCGTCGAGACCTCCTCCCTCTCGCTCGCCGGCTCGCCCTTCTCAACCCCGACGACCGTAAAAGCATTCTCAAG GAGCATAACTTGGGGAGCGATGTTCCTTTGAAGAATCCGGATAGAAGTGTCTCTTCTTTTGCAATGCAACTCAGATATGCACAAGGTCTGGGATCCAGTCAAAATAAGCCAAGTCATAGAGGTGATACCATACTGAATTCTGAACAAGATCATCTGGAAGTTGGTATGATGAGAGAAATTCAGGATAGTGAATTTAAAAATCTTGGAAACGCTTTTAGAAAGATTGGATTTTGCATGATGGATCTAGGGCTCCGCATTGCACAAATATGTGATAGGGCCATTGGTGGACAAGAGCTTGAGCAGAGCTTATTGGAGTCCTCTGCAGCAAAAGGGCGTCTTATTCACTATCACTCAGCTCTAGACAACATTGTTCTAAAAGAAGCTGGGAGGAGCAAGGCAACAGCAAAAAGACAGGCAAATGGTAGAAGGGACAAAAACATTTCCATAAGGAATAAGCAAGGCCTATCAGAAGGCTCTAACTTGGATTCAAATGGTAAAGAAGTTAGATCAAATGGAATTCATTCCAATCTGTGGCAGCAATGGCATTACGACTATGGTATATTCACTGTTCTGACAGCTCCCTTATTTCATTCCCCATCTTTTCAACAAGCAACAGAACCAAAAGATCTGTTTTCAGTGTTCTGTGATGAGGAATGTCCATCCCCTAGCGACCACACATATTTGCAAATTTTCAATCCCTACAAGAATAATGTCTATATGGTGAAGGCCTCTCCTGAAAGTTTTATCATTCAGGTGGGTGAATCGGCTGATATCTTATCAAAAGGGAAGCTTCGCTCAACCCTTCACTCTGTCTCTAGACCTTCTAAGTTGGGAAATTTGAGCAGAGAAACCTTTGCTGTGTTCTTGCAGCCTGCATGGAATAAAACTTTCTCTATCTCAGATTATCCTATGAAACAGTTAATGTCATGTGATCAAGACTTGCGGGTATCTAATGGGGAAACAAATCTTGCTGAGCAGGGCCAAAATAAACCAActcaagaaattcaaaaaatacttCCACCACTATCATCACGGTTAAAGGATGGGATGACATTTGCAGAATTCTCACGTGAAACCACCAAGCAGTACTACGGTGGTAGTGGTTTGCAATCTAACAGATAA